One Triplophysa rosa linkage group LG21, Trosa_1v2, whole genome shotgun sequence DNA segment encodes these proteins:
- the si:ch211-149b19.4 gene encoding uncharacterized protein si:ch211-149b19.4, with protein sequence MFYQSEPMLKILLTMCLFALLPFSAKQVPVGPSFSLFMYPGSVLGSSKPQGVLIPVATSEHNIQQQSSPRTDHRRISPLGVYKPYGLNTSGAFLQPVVGSAPDPTPDPQTFPPESLALQGQMSNFLPLNVPMQVYSVVQQAVIADSDSSEEGKTAHVIYLIPVSVESSNMGVMEGTVPNPDPGHLHIQTTNSSPTVTPAVRPEAQRQLGESVGPKTVTERPHSGKTLIDPKHGRGMQDELSVKTKPLSPAGNIRQ encoded by the exons ATGTTCTACCAATCTGAACCCATGCTGAAGATTCTCCTGACTATGTGTTTGTTCGCGCTTCTTCCCTTTTCAGcaaaacag gttcCAGTGGGTCCGAGCTTCAGTCTCTTCATGTATCCAGGATCTGTTCTTGGGTCATCTAAACCGCAGGGAGTTCTGATACCAGTGGCCACATCTGAACACAACAtacagcagcagtccagtccacGGACAGACCACAGGAGG ATCAGCCCTCTCGGTGTGTATAAACCTTACGGATTAAACACAAGCGGTGCGTTTCTCCAGCCTGTAGTTGGCTCTGCTCCTGATCCCACCCCTGATCCTCAAACATTCCCACCTGAATCTTTAGCTCTACAGGGACAG ATGTCAAATTTTCTTCCCTTAAACGTCCCCATGCAG GTGTATTCAGTTGTACAGCAGGCCGTAATC GCCGATTCCGACAGTTCAGAGGAAGGAAAGACGGCACAT GTGATTTATTTGATTCCTGTCAGCGTCGAATCATCCAACATGGGTGTGATGGAGGGAACCGTCCCGAACCCTGATCCAGGTCATCTTCACATCCAAACCACCAACAGCTCTCCTACCGTCACTCCTGCGGTCCGTCCCGAAGCCCAGCGGCAGTTAGGAGAATCTGTGGGGCCAAAAACGGTCACAGAGAGACCACATTCTGGAAAAACGCTGATAGATCCTAAACACGGCAGAGGAATGCAAGACGAGCTGTCCGTTAAAACCAAACCCCTCTCTCCTGCAGGGAACATCAGACAATGA